A genomic segment from Candidatus Brocadia sinica JPN1 encodes:
- a CDS encoding sugar transferase, whose protein sequence is MLKEHNALFKWVLIFFDLCIVATTFFLGFFLSNKTDFFSKEIGLCIVLLPTLLLIWGVLLYYFGMYDSFRTKQILDILFIVSETVLVGGSLFGSFIFITKIESLSRLQIFYSFLLAAILISAEKVVLLVYFRYQRKKGLNTRNMLIVGTGKRAQRFVNLINKHAEWGINIIGLVDEDADKINNMVHNHKVIGFFKDVPDIIKNNVVDEVMFIVPRSWLSKIEEVMYRCEIEGLKVSVALDLFELKLSKAKYSYLDNFPILTFESTPDQLIRLLIKRLFDIIFSGMALMLLSPVFAIISILIKATSKGNIFFKQQRSSLYGRKFLLYKFRTMVEDAESKLKDLLVYNEMDGPVFKMKDDPRITKVGKYLRKFSIDELPQLWNVFKGDMSLVGPRPPIPAEVERYKPWQRRRLSMRPGITCLWQACGRNKITDFNEWMKLDLEYIDNWSLWLDFKILLRTIPVVLFGIGAK, encoded by the coding sequence ATGCTAAAAGAACACAATGCATTGTTTAAATGGGTTCTAATATTTTTCGACCTTTGCATAGTCGCCACAACTTTTTTCCTTGGTTTTTTTTTGAGCAACAAAACTGATTTTTTCAGCAAAGAAATTGGTCTTTGCATCGTTCTTTTACCCACGTTGCTGCTTATATGGGGAGTTCTTCTCTACTATTTCGGTATGTATGATTCTTTCAGGACCAAACAAATACTCGATATCTTGTTTATTGTATCTGAGACAGTTCTTGTAGGAGGCAGTCTGTTCGGAAGCTTTATTTTCATTACAAAGATAGAATCGCTCAGCAGATTACAAATATTTTATTCATTTTTACTTGCGGCAATACTCATTAGTGCAGAAAAGGTCGTTCTGCTAGTATATTTTCGATATCAACGCAAGAAAGGCCTTAACACGAGAAACATGTTAATTGTTGGCACAGGCAAGAGGGCTCAGCGTTTTGTAAACTTAATCAATAAACACGCTGAATGGGGTATTAATATTATCGGCCTTGTGGATGAGGATGCTGATAAAATAAATAATATGGTTCATAATCATAAAGTAATAGGTTTTTTTAAAGATGTGCCGGATATAATCAAGAATAATGTAGTAGATGAGGTCATGTTTATTGTCCCACGCTCCTGGCTGAGTAAGATCGAAGAGGTAATGTACAGATGCGAGATCGAGGGATTAAAGGTAAGTGTGGCTTTAGATCTATTCGAACTCAAGCTATCAAAGGCAAAATATAGTTACCTGGACAATTTCCCCATACTTACTTTTGAAAGCACGCCAGACCAGTTAATACGCCTCTTAATAAAACGTTTATTTGATATTATCTTCTCCGGAATGGCGCTCATGTTATTATCGCCAGTTTTTGCGATCATTTCCATACTTATAAAGGCAACATCAAAAGGTAATATATTTTTTAAGCAACAAAGAAGCAGCTTGTACGGCAGAAAATTCTTACTCTACAAATTCAGAACAATGGTCGAGGATGCTGAGTCAAAGCTTAAAGACCTGCTTGTGTATAACGAAATGGATGGACCTGTTTTTAAGATGAAAGACGATCCCAGGATAACAAAGGTGGGGAAATACTTAAGGAAGTTTAGCATTGATGAATTGCCACAGTTATGGAATGTTTTCAAGGGAGACATGAGCCTGGTAGGCCCAAGGCCCCCCATTCCTGCAGAAGTAGAAAGATACAAACCCTGGCAACGGAGAAGACTTAGTATGAGGCCGGGCATAACCTGTCTCTGGCAAGCATGCGGAAGAAATAAAATAACCGATTTCAACGAATGGATGAAACTTGATTTAGAGTATATTGACAATTGGTCGCTCTGGCTTGATTTTAAGATACTACTTAGAACGATTCCTGTTGTATTATTTGGAATAGGAGCAAAATAA
- a CDS encoding class I SAM-dependent methyltransferase gives MSKESVSESTCPVCVSKNISGIIEIPQVPVHCNLLWSTRDEALRAPTGDIHIGCCKDCGHIFNLTFDPSLMKYTKDYENSLYFSPRFKSYADTLATHLINRYDLRNKEIIEIGCGNGDFLTLLCKLGGNRGFGFDPGYVHKSNNGADTGNITFIQDFYSERYAAYKADIICCRHVLEHIRFPRDFLDNLRRAIGNRHNTIVFFEVPNALFILRDLSIWDIIYEHCSYFNSLSLARLFASCGFSVNDVAESFEGQFLCIEAMPGEVAGHFSLERLNTLNTIMRYAAEFSSTHQKRIDEWKYKLERFKYSGKRIVVWGAGSKGVTFLNAIKPKNQIHYIVDINPRKQNMFVAGTAQQIVPPVFLQDYRPDIILIMNPLYRDEISMLASNMNLTAELVLV, from the coding sequence ATGAGCAAAGAATCTGTTTCGGAAAGTACGTGTCCGGTCTGTGTCTCGAAGAATATTTCCGGAATTATTGAGATACCGCAGGTGCCGGTCCATTGTAATCTGCTATGGTCAACGCGTGATGAAGCTCTCCGCGCCCCCACAGGGGATATTCATATAGGCTGTTGCAAAGATTGTGGACACATATTCAATCTCACGTTTGATCCCTCTCTCATGAAATATACGAAAGATTATGAGAACAGCCTGTATTTCTCGCCGCGCTTTAAAAGCTATGCCGACACCCTGGCTACCCATTTGATCAATCGATATGATTTGCGCAACAAAGAGATTATTGAAATCGGGTGTGGAAATGGTGATTTTTTGACGCTCCTTTGCAAACTTGGGGGAAACCGTGGGTTTGGTTTTGATCCAGGTTACGTGCACAAATCAAATAACGGCGCAGACACGGGGAATATTACTTTCATACAAGATTTCTATTCAGAACGGTATGCCGCCTATAAGGCGGATATCATCTGTTGCAGACACGTATTGGAACACATCCGGTTTCCCCGGGATTTTTTAGACAATCTGCGCAGGGCGATCGGTAATCGCCACAATACAATTGTATTCTTTGAAGTGCCAAATGCCTTGTTCATTTTGCGTGATCTTTCAATTTGGGATATCATCTATGAACACTGCTCGTACTTCAACTCCTTATCATTAGCTCGTTTATTTGCTTCTTGCGGCTTCTCCGTCAATGATGTCGCGGAATCCTTTGAAGGGCAATTCCTCTGTATCGAGGCAATGCCAGGAGAGGTTGCAGGACATTTTTCCCTTGAGCGTCTAAACACCCTGAATACAATAATGCGCTACGCGGCGGAATTCTCTTCCACACACCAAAAAAGGATTGATGAATGGAAATACAAACTGGAACGGTTTAAATATAGCGGTAAACGAATCGTGGTATGGGGGGCAGGCTCGAAGGGTGTCACATTTTTAAACGCAATTAAGCCGAAAAATCAAATTCATTACATTGTTGATATAAACCCGCGGAAGCAAAATATGTTTGTGGCAGGAACCGCGCAGCAAATCGTGCCGCCAGTGTTTCTTCAGGACTATCGTCCCGATATCATATTAATAATGAATCCACTCTATAGGGATGAAATAAGCATGCTTGCGAGCAATATGAACCTCACAGCTGAATTGGTACTTGTATAA
- a CDS encoding class I SAM-dependent methyltransferase, protein MKQSVQSKSAMPEVSVLEEVFCPCCNSKGVSVFYKQKNVPVHSVLLMPTREVAMSYPTGQIALGFCQNCGFIFNISFDPDVHEYSSRYEETQGFSSTFNAFHRRLAAYLIERYNLYNKTIIEVGCGKGEFLTMLCEMGENCGVGFDPGYINERNSSLAQDRITFIKDFYSEKHTGYHADFVCCKMTLEHIHRTADFVNTVRRSIGNRLDTIVFFQVPDVTRVLRELAFWDIYYEHCSYFSMGSLARLFRKCSFDVTDIWKDYGEQYLMIEARPCEGKQTSSLPREDDIKDLANDVAYFAKNYRNKLDTWKHYFQKIKHNKQRTVIWGSGSKGVAFLTTLCIQDEIEFAVDINPYKHDMYMPGTGQKIVGPDFLQTYKPDIVIAMNPIYGEEIRQDLNRMGLSAELVTV, encoded by the coding sequence ATGAAACAATCAGTCCAAAGTAAGAGCGCCATGCCGGAAGTAAGCGTCCTGGAGGAAGTATTTTGCCCATGCTGTAACTCAAAAGGGGTATCGGTCTTTTACAAACAGAAGAATGTTCCGGTTCATAGTGTGCTGCTTATGCCGACGCGGGAAGTGGCTATGAGTTATCCTACCGGGCAGATAGCGCTGGGGTTTTGTCAGAATTGTGGGTTCATTTTCAACATCTCTTTTGATCCGGATGTTCATGAATATTCATCGAGGTATGAGGAAACACAGGGATTCTCCTCCACATTTAACGCTTTTCACAGGCGTCTGGCCGCTTATCTTATTGAAAGATATAATTTATATAATAAAACTATTATTGAAGTAGGCTGCGGGAAGGGTGAGTTTCTGACAATGCTTTGTGAAATGGGTGAGAACTGTGGCGTTGGATTTGACCCCGGTTATATAAACGAACGTAATTCCAGCCTGGCGCAGGATCGGATTACCTTCATAAAGGACTTTTATTCGGAGAAACATACCGGTTACCACGCCGACTTTGTCTGCTGCAAAATGACATTGGAACATATTCATCGTACGGCAGATTTCGTCAACACGGTACGGCGTTCGATCGGGAACCGGCTGGATACAATTGTCTTTTTTCAGGTTCCGGACGTAACCCGTGTTTTGCGTGAACTGGCGTTTTGGGATATCTATTACGAGCACTGTTCTTACTTCAGCATGGGATCATTAGCCCGTCTTTTCAGGAAATGCAGTTTTGATGTCACAGATATCTGGAAAGATTATGGGGAACAATATCTGATGATTGAGGCCCGGCCATGCGAGGGAAAGCAAACCTCTTCCCTGCCGCGGGAAGACGATATCAAAGATCTGGCTAATGACGTTGCATATTTTGCAAAAAACTACCGGAATAAGCTGGACACATGGAAACATTACTTCCAAAAGATTAAACACAACAAACAGCGGACTGTCATTTGGGGATCTGGTTCGAAGGGTGTTGCTTTTTTGACAACGCTTTGTATTCAAGACGAGATTGAATTTGCGGTAGATATTAATCCTTATAAGCATGATATGTACATGCCAGGGACGGGACAAAAAATTGTGGGCCCGGACTTTTTACAAACATATAAACCAGACATTGTTATTGCGATGAATCCAATTTATGGTGAAGAAATACGACAGGATCTCAACCGAATGGGACTGTCTGCAGAGCTTGTCACTGTTTAA
- a CDS encoding glycosyltransferase family 4 protein, whose translation MKVLILSSYLEGGAGGAAYRLHQSLRDIGVDSQILAQTKNVYDDTVTVAPKTMLVRELGWLARGANLDRLPLKLYPNRDRTLFSPQWLPDAIPSKVAQFDPDVINLHWICSGFMRIETIPRLNRPLVWTFHDMWAFTGGCHYSEECELYTVSCGACPRLHSSKNRDLSRWVWRRKAKAWKELKLTIVTPSSWLAKCARSSSLFKDARVEVIPYGIDIKKYRPIDRRVAREILGLPHEKRIILFGAWNNEYRKGFHLLLPALQSLAKAGWHDKMELVVFGFFHPNSQIDVNIKTHYLGKLSDATSMALVYSAADIFVAPSLYDNLPNTVLESIACGTPCVAFNAGGMPDMIEHLQNGYLAQPYRYEDLAQGITWVLEDSNRHYRLSRCAREKAEREFTLDLYAERYRDLFHDIVKNHNSKD comes from the coding sequence ATGAAGGTTTTGATTCTTAGTTCTTATCTTGAGGGTGGCGCCGGTGGCGCTGCTTACCGGCTGCATCAAAGCTTACGGGATATTGGCGTGGATTCTCAAATCCTGGCGCAAACGAAAAACGTTTATGATGACACAGTTACAGTCGCGCCAAAAACCATGTTGGTCAGGGAACTTGGCTGGCTGGCAAGAGGCGCTAACTTAGATCGTTTGCCATTGAAACTCTATCCCAATCGGGACCGTACATTATTTTCTCCCCAGTGGCTTCCTGATGCTATTCCTTCAAAGGTGGCTCAGTTCGATCCGGATGTTATTAACCTGCATTGGATTTGCAGTGGCTTTATGCGAATAGAAACTATCCCCAGGCTGAATAGACCCTTGGTTTGGACTTTTCATGATATGTGGGCTTTTACGGGAGGATGTCATTATAGTGAAGAATGCGAACTCTATACCGTTTCCTGCGGCGCCTGCCCCCGGCTTCACAGTAGTAAAAACCGTGATCTATCGCGCTGGGTATGGCGGCGCAAAGCCAAAGCATGGAAAGAACTGAAACTAACTATTGTTACTCCCAGTTCATGGCTGGCAAAATGCGCAAGATCTAGCTCTCTTTTCAAGGATGCGCGTGTCGAAGTAATTCCCTATGGCATTGATATAAAAAAGTACAGGCCCATAGACCGCCGCGTAGCCCGGGAGATACTTGGCTTACCTCATGAGAAGCGGATCATCCTTTTCGGGGCATGGAATAACGAATACCGCAAAGGATTTCATTTGCTTTTGCCTGCTTTGCAAAGCCTGGCAAAGGCTGGATGGCATGATAAGATGGAGTTGGTTGTTTTTGGCTTTTTTCACCCAAACAGCCAAATTGATGTAAATATCAAGACCCATTACCTGGGCAAGCTGAGCGATGCAACCTCAATGGCGCTCGTTTATTCCGCCGCGGATATTTTCGTTGCGCCTTCTCTGTACGATAACTTGCCCAATACGGTACTGGAGTCTATCGCCTGCGGCACGCCCTGTGTCGCCTTCAATGCCGGCGGTATGCCTGACATGATTGAGCATTTGCAGAATGGTTATCTTGCGCAACCTTACCGATATGAGGATTTAGCTCAAGGGATTACCTGGGTGTTAGAAGATAGTAATCGCCACTATCGTTTGTCTCGGTGCGCTCGGGAAAAAGCCGAGCGTGAATTTACCCTTGATCTCTATGCAGAACGATACCGGGATCTTTTCCATGACATCGTGAAAAATCACAATTCAAAGGATTAA
- a CDS encoding glycosyltransferase family 4 protein yields MQRKMKIAFITQPFDEVLPPNHNSIGILIYESARRLARSCEVTVYIKGGWFRKKETCEQGVRYQRIPVGLDKALQRLLACFSRFFNAKRPPYASKLYYRGYISRIGSILRVQQCDIVHIINFSQFVPVIRAFNPRIRIVLHMHCEWLTQLDRAIIERRLSKADLIIGCSGYITQKIRHNFPRFSGCCETVHNGVDSDRFVPRNDHNKAEKSDAKRLLFVGRVSPEKGVHVLLNAFQRVVQRYPQAHLEIVGPKKQLPFEYLVALSNDDKVAELASFYDGSSPYNYAHHLQDMLGSLNIARQVTFAGVVPNLQLLHYYRNADIFIFPSVWEEPFGMPPLEAMSVEVPVVATRSGGIVETVENGKTGLLVERNDVHALAEAILRLLSNEDLRQSMGKSGRKRVVEFFSFEQMVENFLRHYKNLCAGFPP; encoded by the coding sequence ATGCAAAGAAAAATGAAGATAGCTTTTATAACTCAGCCTTTCGATGAAGTCCTCCCCCCCAATCATAATTCGATAGGGATTTTGATTTATGAGTCTGCACGCCGCTTGGCCCGTTCTTGTGAAGTAACGGTTTACATAAAAGGGGGGTGGTTTCGAAAGAAAGAGACATGTGAACAGGGGGTGCGCTATCAGCGTATACCGGTGGGCCTCGATAAAGCGCTACAGAGACTTCTCGCGTGTTTTTCAAGATTTTTTAACGCCAAACGACCCCCGTATGCATCCAAACTCTATTACCGGGGATATATTTCCCGGATAGGAAGCATCCTGAGGGTGCAACAATGCGACATCGTTCATATCATCAATTTTTCTCAGTTTGTTCCTGTCATCAGGGCATTTAATCCCAGAATTAGAATTGTCTTACACATGCATTGTGAATGGTTGACGCAACTCGACCGGGCAATAATCGAGCGGCGGCTTAGCAAGGCCGATTTGATCATTGGTTGTAGTGGCTATATTACACAAAAGATCCGTCACAATTTCCCCCGGTTTTCCGGCTGTTGTGAGACTGTTCATAATGGCGTGGATAGTGATCGCTTCGTCCCCAGAAATGACCATAATAAAGCGGAGAAGAGCGACGCCAAACGATTGTTGTTCGTTGGCAGGGTATCACCTGAAAAAGGTGTGCATGTGTTATTAAATGCCTTTCAACGAGTGGTTCAGCGTTATCCGCAAGCGCACCTTGAGATTGTTGGACCAAAAAAACAATTACCTTTTGAATATCTCGTTGCTTTGAGCAATGATGATAAGGTTGCTGAATTAGCCTCCTTTTATGACGGAAGTTCCCCGTACAATTACGCACACCATCTGCAAGATATGCTTGGATCATTAAATATTGCAAGGCAGGTAACCTTTGCCGGCGTTGTTCCAAACTTACAATTGTTGCACTATTATCGAAATGCAGATATTTTTATCTTTCCGTCAGTTTGGGAAGAGCCGTTTGGGATGCCTCCCCTTGAGGCCATGTCGGTAGAAGTTCCTGTAGTTGCCACCCGATCAGGTGGCATAGTTGAAACTGTTGAAAATGGCAAGACGGGTCTCCTGGTTGAACGAAACGATGTGCATGCTTTAGCCGAAGCGATCCTTCGCCTCCTTTCTAATGAAGATTTGAGGCAATCCATGGGGAAGTCCGGGAGAAAGCGGGTGGTAGAATTTTTTTCCTTCGAACAGATGGTTGAAAATTTCCTGCGTCATTACAAAAATCTTTGCGCGGGTTTTCCTCCTTAA
- a CDS encoding HAD family hydrolase: protein MQRIASFDVFDTVITRAVGTPSAVFLLLGRILKNMSLIGCTPEAFACVRIDAERRATKNAEDGAVSLRQIYAEVQTSLGLTEEYSLRLMNLECELEAKVIRAVPGARDRIQNARNHGRRVLFLSDMYLSSAFIQKQLSRHGLWMDGDECYVSCEYGKSKRSGKLFRELLCREGVPPESIVHCGNHPDADVQIAKHIGLHVEPFLDGNPNRYELILDSHIRETEGLSSAMAGASKLARLTVPAKSLKEEILRDVAAGVIAPLLVGYVLWILRRAQQLRLKRLCFVSRDGQILFGIARRLINKLNIACKLQYLYGSRQSWNLPAITRIDQEQLAWIWDLTGFPTVRNVLSRVCIKPEEIKENLNSIGITEKRWSVNLPGKEISAISDLLLEDRRLHELILQRASQKRSVILKYLSQEGLLDTVDWGMVDVGWLGSLQDSLERILTAEGKKLPHGFYFGLRKNPLGNQLDRREAYFFDERLGLGFVDIFPRYGLLKWMEAFCSADHGTVVGFEEEGKEVRPVLKENGNQPLLEWGLLMIQKTVYCFTENLLLDSRLINVDADVHNATAEALKAFCLKPSLPEVKAFADFPVEIGFGKDSYMVHLAERYRWKHIVNSFRASKAMHDHPAIWHEGALLLTPPLVRLALKTALFVSHTLRCTIRPLKHLIRRKVLILAKQIIC, encoded by the coding sequence ATGCAACGAATAGCCTCTTTTGATGTATTTGATACCGTCATAACTCGTGCCGTTGGAACGCCATCCGCTGTCTTTCTCTTGTTAGGCCGAATACTGAAAAACATGTCGTTGATTGGGTGCACGCCTGAAGCTTTTGCTTGTGTCCGTATTGATGCCGAGCGTCGCGCAACGAAAAATGCAGAGGATGGCGCTGTGTCTCTGCGTCAAATTTATGCAGAAGTTCAAACTTCCTTAGGGCTGACGGAAGAATATTCTCTCCGGTTGATGAATCTTGAGTGCGAGCTGGAGGCTAAGGTGATTAGAGCGGTACCCGGGGCAAGAGATCGCATACAGAACGCCCGCAATCATGGCCGACGCGTGTTGTTCCTTTCCGATATGTATTTATCCTCCGCGTTCATTCAAAAACAACTGTCACGTCATGGCTTATGGATGGATGGCGATGAATGTTATGTATCCTGTGAATATGGAAAATCGAAAAGATCGGGTAAACTCTTCCGTGAGTTGTTATGCCGTGAAGGAGTTCCTCCTGAGTCCATAGTCCATTGCGGCAATCATCCCGACGCCGATGTTCAAATTGCAAAACATATCGGACTTCATGTTGAACCATTCCTGGATGGCAACCCGAATCGCTATGAACTAATCCTCGATTCCCACATCCGGGAGACGGAGGGATTATCTTCCGCCATGGCTGGCGCATCGAAGCTGGCGCGGTTAACGGTTCCTGCGAAGTCCCTGAAAGAAGAGATCCTGCGCGACGTCGCCGCAGGTGTGATAGCGCCACTGCTTGTTGGTTATGTCCTCTGGATACTGCGCCGCGCTCAACAACTGCGCTTGAAGAGGCTTTGTTTCGTATCCAGAGACGGCCAGATTCTGTTTGGAATTGCACGCAGGCTTATAAACAAGTTGAATATTGCCTGTAAACTACAGTATCTTTACGGAAGCAGGCAATCATGGAATCTACCAGCCATAACCCGTATCGATCAAGAACAGTTAGCCTGGATATGGGATCTAACTGGATTTCCCACTGTGCGGAATGTGCTGTCCCGCGTTTGCATTAAACCGGAAGAGATTAAAGAGAACCTGAACTCTATTGGAATCACAGAAAAAAGATGGTCTGTGAATTTACCTGGCAAAGAAATCTCCGCGATCAGTGACTTACTGCTGGAGGATCGCAGGCTGCATGAACTCATTTTACAGAGAGCGTCTCAAAAGCGATCGGTAATTCTTAAATATCTGAGTCAGGAAGGATTGCTAGACACCGTTGACTGGGGAATGGTTGACGTAGGTTGGCTTGGGAGCCTCCAGGATTCTTTGGAAAGGATTTTAACCGCCGAGGGCAAAAAGCTACCCCACGGTTTCTATTTTGGCCTGAGAAAAAACCCCCTGGGTAACCAACTTGACCGACGGGAGGCGTATTTTTTTGATGAACGTCTTGGACTGGGATTCGTTGACATTTTTCCCCGTTACGGGTTGTTAAAATGGATGGAAGCGTTCTGTTCCGCAGATCATGGAACAGTGGTTGGCTTCGAGGAAGAAGGTAAGGAAGTACGCCCGGTTTTAAAAGAAAATGGTAATCAACCGTTACTGGAATGGGGTCTTTTGATGATACAGAAAACGGTTTACTGTTTTACCGAAAATCTATTGCTCGATTCGAGGCTGATCAATGTCGATGCAGACGTCCATAACGCCACTGCTGAAGCGCTCAAGGCCTTCTGCTTAAAACCTTCTCTTCCGGAAGTAAAGGCTTTTGCTGATTTTCCTGTTGAGATTGGGTTTGGTAAAGATAGCTACATGGTTCATTTAGCCGAAAGATACCGTTGGAAACATATTGTCAACTCTTTCCGTGCCAGCAAAGCGATGCATGACCACCCGGCAATATGGCATGAGGGAGCCCTTCTGCTAACACCACCACTTGTTCGATTAGCATTGAAAACTGCTCTCTTCGTTTCGCATACATTACGGTGCACAATCAGACCTCTGAAGCATTTGATTCGCCGCAAAGTTCTGATCCTGGCAAAGCAAATTATCTGCTGA
- a CDS encoding ABC transporter ATP-binding protein has protein sequence MSDISISVEQLGKLYHIGRRQEKYKTLRDTISDAFLGPFRRAGNLLRGKAAGAAELDEIIWALKDISFEIKQGEVVGIIGSNGAGKSTLLKILSRITEPTEGKVEIHGRVGSLLEVGTGFHPELTGRENIYLNGAILGMRRTEIDNKFDEIVAFAEVEKFIDTPVKHYSSGMYLRLAFAVAAHLEPEILLVDEVLAVGDASFQKKCLGKMSDVVKEGRTVLFVSHNMAAVQQLTRTSLLLHKGKLVSQGKTADVVKHYMSALVNCSTTVYNVENTPRRYRDLSRQVEFLTVELENHQTTLVPADAEIQVRLIVRGNESVDKFRFSMSIYRADNTPVGNVLGPEIHSIKKGEVATFRMELRDLGLARGMYYCNLAIGKGNYLSKRTEFDIINDVLYFEVMASEGEDGVMSEWYPSWGSIRFKEPKVTRIAGACSG, from the coding sequence ATGAGTGATATTTCAATATCTGTAGAACAACTCGGCAAGTTGTATCATATCGGCAGGAGGCAGGAGAAGTATAAAACCCTCCGCGACACCATATCGGACGCTTTTTTAGGGCCATTTCGGCGGGCGGGCAACTTATTGCGGGGCAAGGCTGCAGGCGCGGCAGAATTGGATGAAATAATATGGGCGCTTAAAGACATCTCTTTTGAGATAAAACAAGGGGAAGTTGTTGGCATTATTGGAAGCAACGGGGCCGGCAAGAGCACACTTCTGAAAATCCTCTCCCGTATCACAGAACCGACGGAAGGCAAAGTTGAGATTCATGGCCGGGTGGGGTCATTGCTTGAGGTGGGGACAGGATTTCATCCAGAGTTGACCGGCCGTGAAAATATCTATCTGAATGGAGCAATCCTGGGCATGCGACGGACTGAAATCGACAATAAGTTTGACGAAATAGTCGCCTTTGCTGAAGTAGAAAAGTTTATTGATACTCCTGTAAAGCACTACTCAAGCGGAATGTATCTGCGTCTTGCCTTTGCTGTAGCTGCCCATTTGGAGCCGGAGATATTGCTCGTCGATGAGGTATTGGCGGTAGGAGATGCGTCATTTCAAAAAAAATGCCTCGGAAAGATGAGTGACGTGGTGAAGGAGGGCCGGACGGTTTTATTTGTAAGTCATAACATGGCGGCAGTGCAACAACTTACTCGCACAAGTTTATTACTGCACAAGGGAAAACTTGTCTCTCAGGGGAAAACTGCTGATGTCGTCAAACACTATATGAGCGCTTTGGTAAATTGCTCTACCACTGTCTATAATGTGGAGAACACTCCCCGAAGATACCGGGACCTTTCCCGCCAGGTAGAATTTCTCACCGTAGAATTGGAGAATCATCAAACAACGCTTGTGCCGGCTGATGCTGAGATACAAGTGCGGCTTATAGTGCGAGGCAACGAATCTGTTGATAAGTTTCGTTTTAGTATGAGCATTTATCGCGCAGACAATACGCCGGTGGGAAATGTGCTTGGTCCCGAGATTCACTCAATTAAAAAAGGTGAGGTGGCCACATTCAGGATGGAATTACGTGATCTCGGACTTGCCAGAGGTATGTACTATTGTAATTTGGCGATAGGTAAGGGTAATTACCTGAGTAAGCGCACGGAATTTGATATTATCAATGATGTCTTATATTTTGAGGTAATGGCGTCTGAGGGGGAAGATGGGGTAATGTCAGAGTGGTATCCAAGTTGGGGATCAATCCGGTTCAAAGAACCGAAGGTAACCAGGATTGCAGGCGCCTGTTCAGGATAA
- a CDS encoding ABC transporter permease: MKTDNHHIGEEGKKYSVPTIIISPSRGWVSLKLHELWEYRELIYFLAWRDIKVRYKQTVLGAAWAIIQPFFTMMVFSLFFGRLAQVPSDGIPYPIFSYTALVPWTFFANGLSQASNSVVASSNLIKKIYFPRLAIPIATVLSGVVDFILAFFMLTGMLFYYGYVPTINLIWLPFLLLLAFVTSLGVSLLLSAMNVQFRDVRYIIPFLTQLWLFATPIAYPSSLLSKPWQTLYGINPMVGVVEGFRWALLGTNTAPGPIIVVSSFAALSLLAGGIFYFRRMEKYFADLV; encoded by the coding sequence ATGAAGACAGATAACCATCATATCGGGGAAGAAGGCAAAAAATATAGCGTGCCTACTATCATTATCTCTCCTTCCAGGGGATGGGTTTCGCTTAAGTTACATGAATTATGGGAATATCGTGAATTAATCTACTTCCTTGCCTGGCGTGACATTAAGGTCCGTTACAAACAGACCGTATTGGGAGCGGCGTGGGCAATTATACAGCCTTTTTTTACCATGATGGTGTTTAGCCTTTTCTTTGGAAGACTTGCTCAAGTGCCGTCAGACGGCATACCTTATCCAATCTTCAGTTACACCGCATTGGTACCATGGACCTTTTTTGCTAACGGACTGAGTCAGGCATCAAACAGCGTGGTAGCCAGCTCCAATCTTATTAAAAAAATATATTTTCCGCGCCTGGCAATACCGATTGCAACAGTGTTATCGGGAGTTGTTGACTTTATCCTGGCGTTTTTTATGTTAACCGGTATGCTGTTCTATTATGGATATGTGCCCACGATTAATTTGATTTGGCTCCCTTTCTTGTTGCTATTAGCATTCGTTACGTCTCTCGGTGTATCTTTATTGCTTTCTGCAATGAATGTACAGTTCCGTGACGTGCGTTATATAATACCTTTTTTAACCCAACTATGGCTCTTTGCAACACCCATTGCTTATCCAAGTAGCCTGCTGTCGAAACCCTGGCAAACTCTTTATGGAATTAATCCCATGGTTGGTGTGGTGGAGGGGTTCCGTTGGGCATTATTGGGCACAAATACAGCGCCGGGACCGATCATCGTCGTTTCTTCATTCGCCGCATTATCTCTGCTGGCAGGTGGGATTTTCTATTTTCGCCGGATGGAAAAATATTTTGCGGATCTGGTATAA